The following proteins come from a genomic window of Anaerobutyricum hallii:
- a CDS encoding DUF6128 domain-containing protein produces MADYQRILSYLYRYEKSEKKECLGFIKAEQKSAILKLTIQINDERLLHGMELKLCFYEKQGEHWGVRKIDSIITEEDKEEFHQIYSKEQLPEGFDIKKQSGVVLYYQEEYYYGSVWIGEEIPAEVLKSLQWKKKEEPVDHVDYVDNIDDINDINAGNLDENVDHTAMRKLAENTDERIDDIDISEQIKNADDTDVSKQIENADDTDVSKQIENADDTDVSNQAESTDNIKEQEQNIANFIAADNNDKIGNTGLNNMEVNMDTDIEEVNAPVDEFEKMWINSVKQDPPVDNIFNTAFYEGYKVSIAKLKKLGEEARQLADNQFLLKGYERYKHLLMGKVRYAGEKRYCVGVPGIYENREKYMAELYQFPIFLSLTENRMKTGNFGYWLYLLKGRE; encoded by the coding sequence ATGGCAGATTATCAACGGATACTTTCTTATCTGTATCGTTATGAAAAGTCAGAAAAAAAAGAATGTCTTGGATTTATTAAGGCAGAGCAAAAATCAGCTATTCTTAAGCTGACTATTCAGATAAACGATGAACGATTATTACATGGAATGGAATTAAAACTATGTTTCTATGAAAAGCAGGGAGAACACTGGGGAGTCCGAAAGATTGATTCGATCATAACAGAAGAAGATAAAGAGGAATTTCATCAAATATATTCTAAAGAGCAGCTTCCGGAAGGTTTCGATATAAAGAAACAGTCAGGTGTTGTGTTGTATTATCAGGAAGAATACTATTATGGAAGTGTCTGGATTGGTGAGGAAATCCCTGCAGAAGTGTTGAAATCATTGCAGTGGAAGAAAAAGGAAGAACCTGTAGATCATGTAGATTATGTAGATAATATTGATGATATTAATGACATCAATGCAGGCAATCTGGATGAAAACGTGGATCATACTGCTATGCGTAAGTTGGCTGAAAATACAGATGAGCGTATAGATGATATTGATATTAGTGAGCAGATTAAGAATGCAGATGATACGGATGTTAGTAAGCAGATTGAGAATGCAGATGATACGGATGTTAGTAAGCAGATTGAGAATGCAGATGATACAGATGTTAGCAATCAGGCAGAGAGTACAGATAATATTAAGGAGCAAGAACAGAATATAGCTAATTTTATTGCTGCAGATAACAATGATAAGATAGGCAATACTGGGTTAAATAATATGGAAGTAAATATGGATACAGACATAGAAGAAGTAAACGCTCCTGTGGATGAATTTGAAAAAATGTGGATAAACTCTGTAAAACAAGACCCTCCTGTGGATAATATTTTTAATACTGCCTTTTATGAAGGGTATAAAGTATCAATAGCAAAGCTAAAAAAGCTGGGAGAAGAAGCCAGACAGTTAGCAGATAATCAATTTCTTTTAAAAGGATATGAACGCTATAAGCATTTGTTAATGGGAAAGGTAAGATACGCAGGAGAAAAAAGATATTGTGTTGGAGTTCCTGGTATTTATGAGAATAGGGAAAAATATATGGCGGAACTTTATCAGTTCCCGATATTTTTATCGCTGACAGAGAATAGAATGAAAACAGGCAATTTTGGCTACTGGCTTTATCTTTTAAAGGGCAGGGAGTAA
- the tadA gene encoding tRNA adenosine(34) deaminase TadA, translating into MRKYTEDEKFMKEAIKQAKKAEAIGDVPIGCVIVHDGKVIARGYNKRNKDKTVLAHAELLAMKKACKKLGDWRLEDCTMYITLEPCQMCAGAIVQARVTRVVIGSMNAKAGCGGSILNLLEMQEFNHQVQVERGVLQEECSEMLSAFFRKLREIQKEKKRKRKQIQEE; encoded by the coding sequence ATGAGAAAATACACAGAAGATGAAAAGTTTATGAAAGAGGCAATCAAGCAGGCAAAGAAGGCGGAAGCAATCGGAGATGTTCCCATTGGCTGTGTTATTGTCCATGATGGAAAGGTGATTGCCCGGGGATATAATAAACGAAATAAAGATAAGACGGTTCTTGCACATGCAGAGCTTCTTGCTATGAAAAAAGCGTGTAAAAAGCTTGGCGACTGGCGATTGGAAGACTGTACGATGTATATTACTTTAGAACCTTGTCAGATGTGTGCCGGAGCGATCGTGCAGGCACGTGTGACCAGAGTGGTTATTGGAAGCATGAATGCGAAGGCCGGCTGTGGCGGTTCCATTCTTAATCTTCTTGAAATGCAGGAGTTTAATCATCAGGTGCAGGTTGAAAGAGGAGTACTTCAGGAGGAATGTTCGGAAATGCTTTCTGCATTTTTCAGAAAGTTAAGAGAGATTCAGAAAGAAAAAAAGAGAAAAAGAAAGCAGATTCAGGAAGAATAA
- the lysS gene encoding lysine--tRNA ligase: MKIDSTLVLKTDFSTGKVGGRRMHWSEKIAKDIIKRSPDKEEYVCAAGISPSGSIHIGNFRDIATSYFVYKALIKQGKKARLLFSWDEFDRFRKVPVNVKEIAPELENEIGKPYVDVKDPYGCCSSYAEHFEKEFEASLSRFGVEVDFRRQSENYRSGKYAKYIIQAVQKRKEIFDILDKFRQQVATEEEREAYYPVSIYCPVCGKDETTIISSSEDGVTCEYTCKCGHKGTWDFSKDFNCKLAWKIDWPMRWMIEGVDFEPGGKDHASPGGSYDTSKIIAKKIFGAQAPMFKGYEFVGIKGTTGKMSGSTGLNLTPDTLLKIYQPEMILWLYSKSEPNKAFDFCFDDEILRQYFEFDKMLKVYQAGKGKNYDYIEGIMHNCMIEGREIHPVPMQQIVNFGSVVDFNADMLETVFEKIGTPYKKEEFAERLELAKYWLEKCSPENMNTLLGYRNWDFYNTLNEVEKKEIELLHDFIAKGEYDLDALNSFIYTIPREADPDFQEENKKAAQAQFFKNAYNLMIGKAAGPRLYLFLFAVEPQRYLGLLDFSTPQTEEEKVLAAEAKAEAERKAAEEEARRKAAEEEEARKNAIAPIKEEITIDAFDKVDMRVCKVINCEVVKNAKRLLKLTLFDGLDERIIVSSIRDDYTPEELIGRKIIVIANLKPVKFAGVKSNGMLIAASGDDFGCKIIFVDDCVPEGTAIH; this comes from the coding sequence ATGAAGATAGATAGCACACTGGTGCTGAAGACAGATTTCAGTACAGGAAAAGTAGGAGGAAGAAGAATGCATTGGTCTGAGAAGATTGCAAAAGATATTATTAAGAGATCTCCGGACAAGGAAGAGTACGTTTGTGCAGCGGGTATCAGCCCATCCGGATCCATTCACATTGGTAATTTCAGAGATATAGCTACAAGTTATTTTGTATATAAAGCGTTGATCAAGCAGGGAAAGAAAGCCCGCCTGTTATTTTCATGGGATGAGTTTGACCGTTTCAGAAAGGTACCTGTTAACGTTAAGGAGATAGCTCCTGAGTTAGAGAACGAGATTGGTAAGCCATATGTAGATGTAAAGGATCCTTATGGATGCTGCTCTTCTTATGCAGAACATTTTGAAAAGGAATTTGAAGCATCTCTTTCCCGTTTTGGAGTAGAGGTTGATTTCCGTAGACAGAGTGAGAATTATCGCAGCGGAAAGTATGCGAAGTATATTATCCAGGCAGTACAGAAGAGAAAAGAGATTTTTGATATTCTTGATAAGTTCCGTCAGCAGGTAGCAACAGAAGAAGAGAGAGAGGCATATTATCCGGTAAGTATTTACTGTCCGGTATGTGGTAAGGATGAAACAACAATCATATCCTCTTCTGAAGACGGAGTAACATGTGAATATACATGTAAGTGTGGACATAAGGGCACATGGGATTTCAGTAAGGACTTTAATTGTAAGCTTGCATGGAAGATTGACTGGCCTATGCGCTGGATGATCGAAGGTGTTGACTTTGAGCCGGGCGGAAAGGATCATGCCAGCCCAGGAGGAAGTTATGATACAAGTAAGATCATCGCGAAGAAGATTTTCGGAGCGCAGGCACCTATGTTTAAAGGATATGAATTCGTAGGTATCAAGGGAACAACTGGTAAGATGTCTGGTTCTACAGGTCTTAATCTTACACCGGATACATTACTTAAGATTTATCAGCCGGAGATGATTTTATGGCTTTATTCTAAGTCAGAGCCGAATAAGGCATTTGATTTCTGCTTTGATGACGAGATTTTACGTCAGTATTTTGAGTTTGATAAGATGCTTAAGGTGTATCAGGCAGGTAAGGGCAAGAACTATGATTATATTGAAGGCATCATGCATAACTGTATGATCGAGGGTCGTGAGATTCATCCGGTACCAATGCAGCAGATCGTAAACTTTGGTTCTGTTGTAGATTTCAATGCAGACATGCTTGAGACGGTATTTGAAAAGATTGGTACACCATATAAGAAAGAAGAGTTTGCAGAGCGTCTTGAGCTTGCGAAGTACTGGTTAGAGAAGTGTTCACCAGAGAACATGAATACACTTCTTGGATACAGAAACTGGGATTTCTATAATACACTGAATGAGGTGGAGAAGAAGGAGATTGAGTTATTACATGACTTTATCGCTAAAGGTGAATATGATTTAGATGCTCTTAACAGCTTTATCTATACGATTCCTAGAGAGGCAGACCCAGACTTCCAGGAAGAGAATAAGAAGGCAGCACAGGCACAGTTCTTTAAGAACGCATATAATCTTATGATTGGTAAAGCCGCGGGACCAAGACTGTATTTATTCCTGTTTGCTGTAGAACCACAGAGATACCTTGGACTCCTTGATTTCTCTACTCCACAGACAGAAGAAGAGAAGGTTCTTGCAGCAGAAGCGAAGGCTGAGGCAGAGAGAAAAGCTGCAGAAGAAGAAGCCAGAAGAAAGGCTGCTGAGGAAGAAGAAGCCAGAAAAAATGCAATTGCACCGATTAAGGAAGAGATTACAATTGATGCGTTTGATAAAGTTGATATGCGAGTATGTAAAGTTATTAACTGTGAAGTTGTAAAGAATGCAAAGAGACTTTTAAAACTTACATTATTTGATGGATTAGATGAAAGAATTATCGTATCTTCTATTCGTGACGATTATACACCAGAAGAACTGATCGGAAGAAAGATTATTGTAATCGCGAACTTAAAGCCGGTGAAGTTTGCAGGTGTGAAGAGTAACGGTATGCTTATCGCAGCCAGCGGAGATGATTTCGGATGTAAGATTATCTTTGTAGATGATTGTGTACCAGAGGGAACAGCAATTCATTAA
- the rsmA gene encoding 16S rRNA (adenine(1518)-N(6)/adenine(1519)-N(6))-dimethyltransferase RsmA: MANLGNPQETIAVLQRYGFNFQKKYGQNFLIDTHVLDKIIGAAQIGPDDFVLEIGPGIGTMTQYLAEAAREVVAVEIDTKLIPILQDTLKEYDNVTVLNEDILKVDIRKIAEEKNGGKPIKVVANLPYYITTPIIMGLFESEVPLDSITVMVQKEVADRMQVGPGTKDYGALSLAVQYYAEPYIVANVPPNCFIPRPAVGSAVIRLTRYQEKPVKVNDASFMFKIIRASFNQRRKTLQNGLYNSSELRIPKEKTVAALEEMGLTPTIRGEKLSLEEFAQLSDILGR; encoded by the coding sequence ATGGCGAATTTAGGAAATCCGCAGGAGACGATTGCTGTTTTACAGCGGTATGGTTTTAATTTTCAGAAAAAATATGGACAGAACTTTTTGATTGATACACATGTACTTGATAAGATTATCGGAGCAGCACAGATTGGTCCGGATGATTTTGTGTTGGAAATCGGTCCGGGAATCGGAACGATGACACAGTATCTGGCAGAAGCGGCAAGGGAGGTTGTTGCTGTTGAAATTGATACAAAGCTGATTCCGATTCTTCAGGATACGTTAAAGGAATATGATAATGTAACGGTATTAAATGAAGATATTTTAAAAGTGGATATCCGTAAAATTGCAGAAGAAAAGAACGGTGGTAAGCCAATCAAGGTCGTTGCCAATCTGCCATATTATATTACAACACCAATTATCATGGGATTATTTGAGAGTGAAGTGCCACTCGATTCCATTACAGTTATGGTACAGAAGGAAGTGGCAGACCGTATGCAGGTAGGACCGGGAACAAAAGATTACGGCGCGCTTTCTCTTGCAGTGCAGTATTACGCTGAGCCATATATCGTAGCTAATGTGCCTCCAAATTGCTTTATTCCAAGACCAGCCGTTGGGTCAGCCGTTATTCGCCTGACACGCTATCAGGAAAAGCCAGTGAAAGTAAATGATGCCTCTTTTATGTTTAAAATTATTCGCGCTTCTTTTAATCAGAGAAGAAAAACATTGCAGAATGGACTGTATAATTCCAGCGAACTGCGTATACCGAAAGAAAAAACGGTAGCGGCGCTTGAGGAGATGGGGCTTACTCCGACAATCCGAGGGGAAAAACTTTCTTTGGAGGAATTTGCACAGTTATCAGATATTCTTGGAAGATAA
- a CDS encoding DUF885 domain-containing protein yields the protein MKKNHRHTLFASICFILLSGTILFGCGQASTQTSLQQKKFDRFLNSCFREYAAENTVTLHFKLSNPSAYGIKTPVSPTYGDLSSDTLKKNCSRSKELLQKLYTFPTSNLTKKQKLTWQIFQDYLNESIMNEKYILYSSPLGTNGLQSEIPVTLSEYRLDNEKDVKDYLSLVNQVPELFTQILDFEQERRNAGIISPSFVISDTIDQIDQFLNASEENNLLIQSFEERLAEVESLSKDQKASYIANNRLLVTDKVFPAYKSLKTSLQTYINESKNTSSKERLCEYKNGQDYYKFLLISNVGTDFSPEDCITILESQLKNTVKDISSLTTKNKDLYTEYLSATPALSAPKEIMNTLKNDSLIDFPEIKNISCQLKNVPDALSGTSACAFYLVPPIDSTKDNIIYINKSRVDSNELFSTLAHEGYPGHLYQTNYFLTTNPSPLRTFLHCAGYDEGWGTYAQLYSYNFIEFKNVDEQTTKQLRQLYRDNDLLSLSLSSLSDLYVNYKNYDENALANYLQTYGIDKDGAQKLYRYVIENPTTYLSYSIGCYELDQLKQTMADSLGKAFKISDFHEAVLNVGSCNFSILRQEIEKETEILSNVS from the coding sequence ATGAAGAAAAACCATCGTCACACACTATTTGCCAGCATCTGTTTTATTCTGCTTTCCGGAACCATCCTGTTTGGCTGCGGACAAGCTTCTACGCAAACTTCTTTACAGCAAAAGAAGTTTGACCGCTTTCTTAACTCTTGTTTCAGGGAATATGCTGCTGAAAATACCGTCACTCTTCATTTTAAACTTTCGAATCCGTCTGCATATGGAATCAAAACCCCTGTCTCTCCAACCTATGGAGATCTTTCTTCCGATACTTTAAAAAAGAACTGTAGCCGTTCAAAAGAATTACTTCAAAAACTTTATACCTTTCCAACAAGCAATCTGACAAAAAAGCAAAAACTTACCTGGCAGATTTTTCAGGATTATCTGAACGAATCTATTATGAACGAAAAATACATCCTTTATTCTTCCCCACTTGGCACAAACGGTTTACAGTCCGAAATTCCGGTAACTCTTTCTGAATACCGCCTGGATAACGAAAAAGACGTAAAAGATTATCTTTCTCTTGTCAACCAGGTTCCTGAACTTTTTACTCAGATTCTTGATTTTGAACAGGAACGGCGAAATGCAGGTATCATAAGTCCTTCTTTCGTAATTTCTGATACCATTGATCAGATTGATCAGTTTCTCAATGCAAGTGAAGAAAATAATCTCCTCATCCAAAGCTTTGAGGAACGTTTAGCTGAGGTAGAATCTTTAAGTAAAGACCAGAAAGCAAGTTATATTGCAAATAACCGTCTGCTTGTTACCGATAAAGTTTTTCCTGCATATAAATCACTGAAAACTTCTTTACAAACTTATATAAATGAATCAAAAAATACTTCTTCTAAAGAAAGACTTTGCGAGTATAAAAATGGGCAGGATTATTATAAGTTTTTGCTTATATCTAATGTAGGAACAGATTTTTCTCCGGAAGACTGTATTACTATTTTAGAATCACAGTTAAAAAATACAGTAAAAGATATTTCTTCTCTCACTACAAAGAATAAGGATTTGTATACAGAATATCTCTCTGCAACTCCTGCTCTTTCTGCACCAAAAGAAATTATGAACACGTTAAAAAATGATTCGCTAATCGACTTTCCGGAAATAAAAAATATTTCCTGCCAGCTCAAAAATGTTCCTGATGCACTCTCCGGTACTTCCGCCTGTGCATTCTACCTTGTACCGCCAATCGACAGCACCAAAGATAATATTATTTACATAAATAAAAGCCGCGTGGATTCTAATGAATTATTTTCTACCCTTGCTCACGAAGGCTATCCGGGACATCTGTATCAGACAAATTATTTTTTAACTACGAATCCCTCTCCCCTTCGGACATTTCTCCACTGTGCCGGCTATGATGAAGGCTGGGGAACTTACGCTCAGCTATACAGCTATAACTTTATTGAATTTAAAAATGTCGATGAACAAACAACAAAGCAGCTCCGCCAGCTTTACCGGGATAATGACCTGCTCTCGCTATCCTTATCTTCTCTCAGCGATCTGTATGTAAATTATAAAAATTATGATGAAAATGCTCTGGCAAATTACTTACAGACTTATGGCATAGATAAAGATGGTGCCCAAAAGCTTTATCGTTATGTCATTGAAAATCCGACAACTTATCTCTCCTACAGTATCGGCTGCTACGAATTAGATCAATTAAAACAAACTATGGCTGATTCCCTCGGAAAAGCTTTTAAAATTTCTGATTTTCATGAAGCAGTTCTGAATGTTGGTTCCTGCAATTTTTCAATTTTAAGACAGGAAATAGAAAAAGAAACAGAAATTCTCAGTAATGTTTCTTAA
- the metG gene encoding methionine--tRNA ligase, with the protein MSKKPYYITTAIAYTSGKPHIGNTYEIVLADAIARFKRKEGYDVRFQTGTDEHGQKIELKAEEAGISPKEFVDNTAKEIKRIWDLMNTSYDKFIRTTDEDHEKQVQKIFRKLYDKGDIYKGYYEGMYCTPCESFFTESQLVDGKCPDCGRPCQPAKEEAYFFRMSKYADRLIQYINEHPDFIQPESRKNEMMNNFLLPGLQDLCVSRTSFTWGIPVDFDPKHVTYVWLDALTNYITGLGYDCDGESGELFKKYWPADLHLIGKDIIRFHTIYWPIFLMALDLPLPKQVFGHPWLLQGDGKMSKSKGNVIYADDLVELFGVDAVRYFVLHEMPFENDGVITWDLLVERMNSDLANTLGNLVNRTISMSNKYFNGVVANAGVTDGFDKNLMDVALDTKHKVVKCMSKLRVADAMTEIFNLFKRCNKYIDETMPWALAKDPEKKDRLSTVLYNLVESITIGASLLTPFMPETAERIFAQLNSSERSMDELEMFGLYKSGNKVTDKPEILFARLDAKEVQAKVEEMNASKQTQEAEEEKKDDEPVIDIEAKEEITFDDFEKMQFQVGEIIACEEVKKSKKLLCSQVKIGSQVKQIVSGIKKHYSAEEMVGKKVMVLVNLKPAKLAGVLSEGMLLCAEDENGELSLMVPEKKMPAGAEIC; encoded by the coding sequence ATGAGTAAGAAACCATATTACATTACGACTGCGATTGCTTATACATCAGGTAAGCCTCATATCGGAAATACTTATGAGATCGTTTTAGCAGATGCAATTGCAAGATTTAAAAGAAAAGAAGGCTATGATGTACGTTTCCAGACAGGAACCGATGAACATGGCCAGAAGATTGAGTTAAAGGCAGAAGAGGCTGGAATTTCTCCAAAGGAATTCGTAGACAATACTGCAAAAGAGATTAAGAGAATCTGGGATTTAATGAATACATCCTATGATAAGTTTATCCGTACAACAGATGAAGATCATGAGAAACAAGTTCAGAAGATTTTTAGAAAACTGTATGATAAAGGAGATATTTATAAGGGATATTACGAAGGAATGTACTGTACACCATGTGAATCATTCTTTACAGAATCTCAGTTAGTAGATGGTAAGTGTCCGGATTGTGGACGTCCATGCCAGCCTGCAAAGGAAGAGGCATATTTCTTCCGTATGAGTAAATATGCAGACCGTCTGATTCAGTATATTAATGAGCATCCTGACTTTATTCAGCCGGAATCCCGTAAGAACGAGATGATGAATAACTTCCTTTTACCGGGACTTCAGGACTTATGTGTATCCCGTACTTCTTTCACATGGGGTATTCCTGTAGATTTTGATCCAAAGCATGTTACTTATGTATGGCTTGATGCATTAACAAACTATATTACAGGTCTTGGATATGACTGTGATGGGGAAAGTGGAGAATTATTTAAGAAATACTGGCCGGCAGACTTACATTTGATCGGTAAAGATATTATTCGTTTCCATACAATTTACTGGCCGATCTTCCTAATGGCATTAGATCTCCCACTTCCAAAACAGGTATTTGGTCATCCTTGGTTATTACAGGGTGATGGTAAGATGAGTAAATCAAAAGGAAATGTTATTTATGCAGATGATCTTGTAGAGTTATTTGGTGTAGATGCTGTCCGCTATTTTGTACTTCATGAGATGCCTTTTGAAAATGATGGTGTTATTACATGGGATCTTTTAGTAGAACGTATGAATTCCGACCTTGCGAATACTCTTGGAAATCTTGTTAACCGTACTATTTCCATGTCTAATAAATACTTTAATGGTGTTGTTGCCAATGCTGGTGTCACAGATGGATTTGATAAGAATCTTATGGATGTGGCATTAGATACAAAGCATAAAGTAGTAAAATGTATGTCCAAACTCAGAGTAGCAGATGCTATGACAGAGATTTTTAACTTATTTAAACGTTGTAATAAATACATTGATGAGACAATGCCATGGGCTTTAGCAAAAGATCCTGAGAAGAAAGACAGACTGTCTACTGTCCTTTATAATTTAGTAGAGAGCATCACAATCGGTGCTTCCTTACTTACTCCGTTCATGCCGGAAACAGCAGAAAGAATCTTTGCCCAGCTTAATTCTTCTGAAAGAAGCATGGATGAACTTGAGATGTTTGGTCTTTATAAGTCTGGTAATAAGGTAACAGATAAACCGGAAATTCTTTTCGCAAGACTTGATGCAAAAGAAGTACAGGCAAAAGTTGAGGAAATGAATGCTTCAAAACAGACACAGGAAGCAGAAGAAGAGAAAAAAGATGATGAACCTGTAATTGATATCGAAGCCAAAGAAGAGATTACATTTGATGATTTTGAAAAAATGCAGTTCCAGGTTGGCGAGATCATTGCCTGCGAGGAAGTAAAGAAGTCCAAAAAACTTCTCTGTTCTCAGGTTAAGATTGGAAGCCAGGTAAAACAGATTGTTTCCGGTATCAAGAAACATTACAGTGCAGAAGAAATGGTTGGCAAGAAAGTTATGGTACTTGTGAACTTAAAACCTGCTAAATTAGCTGGAGTTCTTTCTGAAGGTATGCTTTTATGTGCTGAGGACGAAAATGGAGAATTATCTCTTATGGTTCCAGAAAAGAAGATGCCAGCAGGAGCAGAAATCTGTTAA
- a CDS encoding TatD family hydrolase, giving the protein MIFDTHSHYNDKQYTQDREAVLASLEDAGVTQVVNVSASWKDLQDTLELIQKVPFMYGAVGIHPDHVGELNEERLRQLREYCHRDKVVAVGEIGLDYHWNVEPKEVQQEWFVRQLHLATEEKLPVIIHSREASQDTFDIMKKEHAGTTGGVIHCFSGSAEMAKEYVKMGYYIGVGGVVTFKNSRVLKEVVKAIPLEHIVVETDCPYLAPTPHRGKRNSSAYLPLVIEEIAKLKGITAEEVENATYENAQRLYGLIR; this is encoded by the coding sequence ATGATTTTTGATACACATTCTCATTATAATGACAAGCAATATACACAGGACAGGGAAGCTGTCCTTGCATCTTTAGAAGATGCAGGTGTAACACAGGTAGTAAATGTAAGTGCGAGCTGGAAAGATTTACAGGATACGTTAGAGCTTATTCAGAAGGTTCCGTTTATGTATGGGGCAGTCGGAATTCACCCGGATCATGTTGGCGAGTTGAATGAAGAGCGGTTGAGACAGCTTCGGGAATATTGCCACAGAGACAAGGTTGTTGCAGTTGGAGAAATCGGACTGGATTATCACTGGAACGTAGAACCAAAGGAAGTACAGCAGGAATGGTTTGTCAGGCAGCTTCATCTTGCAACAGAAGAAAAACTGCCGGTAATTATACACAGCAGAGAAGCTTCACAAGATACATTTGATATTATGAAAAAGGAACATGCAGGGACAACAGGCGGTGTGATCCACTGTTTTTCCGGTTCTGCTGAGATGGCAAAAGAATATGTGAAAATGGGGTATTATATCGGTGTAGGTGGTGTTGTTACTTTTAAAAATTCTCGTGTATTAAAGGAAGTGGTAAAGGCTATTCCTTTAGAGCATATTGTGGTAGAAACGGATTGTCCTTATCTTGCGCCAACACCGCATAGGGGAAAGAGAAACAGTTCTGCATATCTGCCGTTAGTTATAGAAGAAATCGCGAAATTGAAAGGAATTACGGCAGAAGAAGTAGAAAATGCAACTTATGAAAATGCTCAGAGATTATATGGCTTAATTCGTTAG